A region from the Algoriphagus machipongonensis genome encodes:
- a CDS encoding aldehyde dehydrogenase (NADP(+)), which translates to MNLDTIFSAAQEAFLSYKNLSGSKKADFLEKIAETLEENRKAIVLMACRESNLPEGRINGELGRTTGQIKLFANQVREGSWLEATIDPADPHRSPLPKSDIRRMLTPLGPVVVFGASNFPLAFSTAGGDTISALAAGCPVVYKGHPAHPDTSKFIGECISQAVEKSGLPAGVFTHVVGGVKMGQDLVKHPAAKAVGFTGSYGAGKSLFNIASDRDEPIPVYAEMGSVNPIFTFQERMTNELVPLAESFVGSLTLGSGQFCTNPGLIFVPRALAENFENAVSEAIKKAPDSPMLHEGIAESYYTALDNLKTRSELNWVKVPNAKHLINVSPALAEIKASDWIADDLFQQEVFGSFALMVVYENEAELLEVAKKLHGQLTITLWADKSELKSNEELINILEEKCGRLLFSGVPTGVEVGYAMQHGGPFPSTTDVRSTSVGAHAIKRFARPIAFQDMPEELLPEALKNGNPLGIMRQVNGKFTSEKI; encoded by the coding sequence ATGAATCTCGACACCATATTTTCAGCAGCACAAGAAGCATTTCTATCTTATAAAAACCTTTCTGGAAGCAAAAAGGCTGATTTCTTAGAGAAAATCGCCGAAACCCTCGAAGAAAATAGAAAGGCCATTGTCCTGATGGCCTGTAGAGAATCAAATCTTCCAGAAGGAAGAATCAATGGAGAGCTTGGTCGTACAACAGGCCAAATCAAGCTATTTGCCAATCAAGTCAGAGAAGGCAGTTGGCTTGAAGCCACGATCGATCCAGCCGACCCTCACAGATCTCCCCTCCCAAAGTCTGATATCCGAAGAATGCTGACTCCATTAGGCCCAGTGGTGGTTTTTGGTGCCAGTAATTTCCCTTTGGCATTTTCTACTGCAGGTGGAGACACCATATCTGCATTAGCGGCTGGCTGCCCAGTGGTTTATAAAGGGCACCCTGCACATCCTGATACTTCTAAATTCATTGGAGAGTGTATCTCCCAAGCGGTTGAAAAATCCGGCCTTCCCGCTGGAGTATTTACTCATGTTGTGGGCGGAGTAAAAATGGGACAGGATTTAGTGAAGCACCCTGCTGCCAAAGCAGTTGGATTTACGGGCTCTTATGGAGCAGGAAAATCCTTGTTTAACATCGCTAGCGATCGTGATGAGCCTATCCCTGTTTATGCAGAAATGGGTTCAGTTAACCCTATTTTCACCTTTCAGGAGCGAATGACCAATGAGTTGGTTCCTTTAGCAGAAAGCTTTGTAGGTTCTTTGACTTTGGGATCTGGACAGTTTTGTACCAACCCAGGTTTGATTTTCGTACCTAGAGCATTGGCTGAAAATTTTGAAAATGCAGTGTCAGAAGCCATCAAAAAAGCTCCTGATTCTCCCATGCTTCATGAAGGCATCGCTGAGTCTTATTATACCGCCTTGGACAATCTTAAAACTCGTTCTGAATTGAACTGGGTGAAAGTTCCAAACGCGAAGCACTTGATTAATGTGAGTCCTGCACTTGCCGAAATTAAAGCTTCAGACTGGATTGCTGACGACCTTTTCCAACAAGAGGTATTTGGCTCTTTCGCCTTGATGGTGGTTTATGAAAATGAAGCCGAACTTCTTGAAGTTGCCAAAAAGCTTCATGGTCAACTGACTATCACGCTTTGGGCTGATAAGTCTGAGTTAAAATCCAATGAAGAATTGATTAATATCCTTGAAGAGAAGTGCGGAAGATTATTGTTCTCCGGCGTTCCAACAGGTGTGGAAGTAGGATATGCCATGCAACATGGTGGACCATTCCCTTCTACTACAGATGTGAGAAGTACTTCTGTTGGTGCACATGCGATCAAGAGATTTGCGAGACCTATCGCTTTCCAGGATATGCCTGAAGAACTACTTCCTGAAGCATTGAAAAATGGAAATCCATTAGGTATCATGCGTCAAGTCAATGGAAAGTTCACCTCTGAAAAGATTTAA
- the argJ gene encoding bifunctional glutamate N-acetyltransferase/amino-acid acetyltransferase ArgJ, translating into MIQNITNVRGIKCWGAHTGVKSMKRDLAIIYSEVPAAAAGTLTQNKVRAEPIKITEKNLKNNKAQVIICNAGNANACTGDQGREGAEAMVKTTAEMLKIPEEDVIVASTGIIGVEFPTEDVVEGLKVNIPKLSDELKAGSFVANAILTTDTFAKEGFVEFKHEGETINLGGVAKGSGMIHPNMATMLAFIVTDFNIDEKLLQEAVTYCVDRSFNMITVDGDTSTNDMVAVMANGLAGNRKVESKDDPGYELFQSKLLEILTHLAKLIVSDGEGASKFIEYKVTKAKSEVIARTLIRAISDSTLVKTAMFGRDPNWGRIVAACGNAGVPFNYRKVNLFIGDQNHLVQVLEKGNPVEFDKAYMKKLLRESHIQVLLEVNSGEEEGIGWGSDLTTDYVMFNSVYTT; encoded by the coding sequence ATGATCCAAAATATTACGAATGTTAGAGGCATCAAATGTTGGGGTGCCCATACTGGTGTAAAATCCATGAAGAGGGATTTGGCCATAATTTACTCTGAGGTTCCGGCTGCAGCTGCAGGGACTCTTACGCAAAATAAAGTGAGAGCAGAACCTATTAAAATCACAGAAAAGAATCTCAAGAATAATAAGGCGCAGGTGATCATTTGCAATGCAGGAAATGCTAATGCCTGTACGGGTGATCAAGGTCGAGAAGGTGCGGAAGCTATGGTGAAAACCACTGCGGAAATGCTAAAAATTCCTGAAGAAGATGTAATCGTTGCTTCTACTGGAATTATTGGGGTGGAATTTCCTACCGAAGATGTAGTAGAAGGGCTGAAAGTGAATATCCCGAAGCTAAGTGATGAGTTGAAGGCCGGTTCTTTCGTTGCGAATGCAATATTAACTACAGATACCTTTGCCAAAGAAGGTTTTGTAGAGTTTAAGCATGAAGGAGAGACTATAAATCTTGGTGGTGTTGCCAAAGGTTCTGGGATGATACACCCGAATATGGCGACGATGCTGGCATTTATTGTGACGGACTTTAATATTGATGAAAAGCTTCTTCAGGAGGCAGTGACATATTGTGTAGATCGTTCTTTCAATATGATTACTGTAGATGGAGACACCTCAACGAATGATATGGTAGCTGTGATGGCCAATGGTCTTGCTGGTAACAGAAAAGTAGAAAGCAAGGATGATCCGGGTTATGAGCTGTTTCAATCCAAATTGTTGGAAATTCTTACTCACCTTGCCAAATTGATCGTTTCTGACGGCGAAGGAGCTTCTAAGTTTATTGAGTATAAGGTGACCAAAGCAAAGTCTGAGGTAATTGCACGAACATTGATCCGTGCTATTTCTGATTCTACCTTGGTCAAAACAGCGATGTTTGGGAGAGATCCAAACTGGGGTAGGATTGTGGCAGCTTGCGGGAATGCTGGGGTGCCTTTTAACTATAGGAAAGTAAACCTCTTTATAGGAGATCAAAACCATCTCGTACAAGTACTAGAAAAAGGAAATCCAGTCGAATTTGATAAAGCTTACATGAAGAAATTGCTTCGTGAATCTCATATCCAAGTTTTGCTTGAGGTGAACTCAGGTGAAGAAGAAGGAATAGGGTGGGGATCTGATTTGACAACTGATTACGTCATGTTTAACTCAGTCTATACTACTTGA
- a CDS encoding AraC family transcriptional regulator has translation MSKVISFQIPKAGTTFIQYQEDRGMHFYNNLHQHPQCQLTVIIEGRGQLLVGDYVGRFEPGDLFLLGENIPHVFRSDAEYFDEENKLSSSGNTLFFDFKAIEKSLGEVDEFRELIHLNEQINGCFKIEGTAKKSILELFQNFSSCSGLEKLQKAIHMLSLIKVGSKEIIALNLIPVTRSLSERDGKRMDQVMRYILENSAKPISLDEIAEQAYMSKEAFCRFFKLRTRRTFTQYLQQLRITEAKKLLLETDLGISQISYQVGFQTLSHFNKTFKSMTNQTPKSWRKLN, from the coding sequence ATGAGTAAGGTTATTTCATTTCAAATCCCCAAAGCTGGAACTACATTTATCCAATATCAAGAGGATCGAGGTATGCACTTCTATAATAACTTGCATCAGCATCCTCAATGTCAGCTAACAGTCATCATAGAAGGGAGAGGACAGTTATTGGTCGGAGATTATGTAGGAAGGTTTGAACCTGGAGATTTATTTCTATTAGGAGAAAATATACCTCATGTATTTAGAAGTGATGCTGAATATTTTGACGAAGAAAATAAGCTTTCCTCTTCTGGAAATACCCTATTCTTTGATTTTAAAGCAATTGAAAAATCCTTAGGCGAGGTGGATGAGTTTAGAGAACTGATCCATTTAAATGAGCAAATCAACGGCTGTTTTAAAATTGAGGGAACTGCCAAGAAATCCATTTTAGAACTATTTCAAAATTTTTCAAGCTGCTCAGGACTTGAGAAACTCCAAAAGGCTATTCACATGCTTTCCTTAATTAAGGTTGGCTCGAAAGAAATAATCGCTTTAAATTTAATTCCTGTGACAAGGTCACTATCAGAAAGGGATGGGAAGAGAATGGATCAGGTTATGCGATATATTTTAGAGAATAGTGCTAAACCTATTTCACTGGATGAAATTGCAGAACAGGCTTATATGAGTAAAGAGGCCTTTTGTCGTTTTTTTAAGCTAAGAACCCGTAGGACATTTACTCAATATTTGCAGCAACTTAGGATTACAGAAGCTAAAAAGCTTCTTTTGGAAACAGATCTAGGAATTTCTCAGATATCCTATCAAGTGGGTTTCCAAACCTTATCCCATTTTAATAAGACTTTTAAATCCATGACCAACCAGACCCCAAAGTCATGGAGAAAGCTGAATTAA
- the argC gene encoding N-acetyl-gamma-glutamyl-phosphate reductase: protein MSHQKLKVAIVGASGFTGSELARLLLNHPDVSISIITSESHVGKPFSDLHPQFFNRLDIPLESADQVSKMDLDVIFLALPHGVSMDFVAKWKDLGAKIIDLSGDFRLSSKDVYEEWYQKKHSYPIGFSEAVYGLPELFAKKIADARLVANPGCYPTASILSLAPLYAKQLVEEGSVIIDAKSGLTGAGVKANPTTHFSNVNENFKAYGIAGHRHTIEIEEQLGGIAGSNTTVQFTPHLLPVDRGILVTSYAKLKTEMNQEKLTEIYAEYYQDKPFVRLRNQAPGIKDVRGSHFCDVFPTWDERTQKVISISVIDNLLKGAASQAVHNMNLMFDLPEATGLNHIPLKP, encoded by the coding sequence ATGAGTCATCAAAAATTAAAAGTTGCGATTGTAGGAGCATCAGGATTTACAGGTTCGGAATTGGCGCGCCTTTTATTAAATCATCCAGATGTATCTATCTCTATAATTACATCCGAGTCACACGTCGGAAAGCCTTTTTCAGATTTACATCCTCAGTTTTTCAATAGATTAGATATTCCTTTAGAAAGTGCTGATCAAGTTTCCAAAATGGATTTGGATGTTATTTTCTTGGCCTTACCACATGGAGTTTCCATGGATTTTGTGGCTAAATGGAAAGATTTAGGAGCAAAAATTATTGACCTTTCAGGTGACTTTAGGCTATCTTCCAAAGATGTTTACGAAGAGTGGTATCAAAAGAAGCACAGCTATCCGATTGGTTTTTCTGAAGCAGTTTATGGCTTACCTGAATTGTTTGCCAAAAAGATTGCTGATGCGAGGTTAGTGGCGAACCCGGGTTGTTATCCAACAGCCTCTATTTTGAGTTTAGCGCCTCTTTACGCCAAGCAGTTGGTGGAGGAAGGCTCTGTGATCATTGATGCTAAATCTGGTCTCACAGGAGCAGGTGTGAAAGCCAATCCGACCACTCATTTCTCCAATGTCAATGAGAACTTTAAAGCTTATGGAATAGCTGGGCACCGTCATACCATAGAGATAGAAGAGCAATTGGGAGGAATAGCAGGAAGCAATACGACTGTTCAGTTTACTCCGCACCTTTTGCCAGTAGATCGAGGGATTTTGGTAACTTCTTATGCGAAACTGAAAACAGAAATGAATCAGGAGAAGTTAACAGAAATCTATGCGGAATATTATCAGGATAAGCCCTTTGTAAGGTTAAGAAATCAGGCACCTGGTATCAAAGATGTCCGAGGAAGCCATTTTTGTGATGTGTTCCCTACTTGGGATGAGCGAACGCAAAAAGTGATTTCTATCTCAGTAATAGATAACTTGTTAAAAGGAGCTGCAAGTCAGGCAGTTCACAATATGAATTTGATGTTTGATTTACCTGAAGCCACAGGCTTAAATCATATACCACTTAAACCTTAA
- a CDS encoding dihydrodipicolinate synthase family protein, whose translation MNWKGVFPAVTTKFHEDGSLDMDLFFKNIDFQLESGVHGIILGGTLGESSVLSQEEKITLTKETVDYVAGKVPVILNIAEGATQDALFWAAKAKELGASGLMILPPMRYSADAREVVAYFKAVANSTDLPIMIYNNPVDYKTLVTIDMFAELADCTNIQAIKESTRDISNVTRMINRFGDRYQMLCGVDTLAMEELLMGAVGWVAGLVCAFPKETVTIFNLVNEGKIEEAREIYRWFLPLLELDIHPKLVQYIKLAEYHCGIGSEYVRAPRLTLVGEERERIEKIIKDGIAKRPNL comes from the coding sequence ATGAACTGGAAAGGCGTATTCCCCGCAGTAACAACAAAATTTCATGAGGACGGAAGTCTTGACATGGATTTGTTTTTCAAGAACATTGATTTTCAATTAGAATCAGGTGTGCATGGTATCATCTTGGGAGGAACATTAGGCGAAAGCTCTGTTTTAAGTCAGGAAGAAAAAATCACTCTTACTAAGGAGACTGTCGACTATGTAGCAGGAAAAGTACCTGTGATCTTGAATATTGCTGAAGGTGCAACGCAAGATGCCTTATTTTGGGCTGCTAAAGCAAAAGAACTTGGAGCATCAGGCTTGATGATTTTACCTCCAATGAGATATTCAGCAGATGCAAGAGAAGTAGTTGCCTATTTCAAGGCAGTAGCAAATAGCACTGATTTACCAATCATGATCTATAACAATCCAGTAGATTATAAAACTTTGGTAACAATTGACATGTTTGCAGAATTGGCTGATTGCACAAACATCCAGGCGATCAAAGAATCTACCAGAGATATCTCTAATGTAACTCGAATGATCAACCGTTTTGGAGATCGTTACCAAATGCTATGTGGAGTTGACACCTTGGCAATGGAAGAGTTATTGATGGGCGCTGTTGGTTGGGTAGCAGGATTAGTTTGTGCATTCCCAAAAGAGACAGTTACCATTTTCAATTTAGTAAATGAAGGTAAAATAGAAGAAGCTCGCGAAATCTACCGTTGGTTCCTTCCTTTGCTTGAATTGGATATTCACCCAAAATTGGTTCAGTACATCAAACTTGCCGAGTACCACTGTGGTATAGGCTCTGAATACGTTCGTGCCCCTCGATTAACTCTAGTAGGAGAAGAAAGAGAAAGAATAGAAAAGATTATCAAAGATGGAATCGCTAAAAGACCAAATCTTTAA
- a CDS encoding 4-hydroxyproline epimerase: MSTRHTFSCIDAHTCGNPVRVVSGGVPFLDGKNMLEKRQFFLENYDWIRTGLMFEPRGHDMMSGSMLFPPHNPENDVAVLFIETSGCLAMCGHGTIGTVTIAIEEGLIYPKTPGQLRLETPAGLVLVEYKQEGKKVSSVKLTNVKSFLAAENLEIESEELGKLSVDVSYGGNFYCIIDPQENFPGLEHYKAEQLIRMARSIRQKMNEKYEFVHPEHPQISGVSHILWTGKTLDSSSTARNAVFYGDKAIDRSPCGTGTSARLAQWYAKGLLKPEEDFIHESFIGSKFIGRIEQETEINGKPAIIPSIEGWAKVYGYNTIILDDDDPYVHGFQVI, translated from the coding sequence ATGTCAACAAGACACACTTTCTCTTGCATCGACGCCCATACTTGTGGCAACCCGGTGCGAGTAGTTTCAGGAGGAGTTCCTTTTTTGGATGGAAAAAACATGCTTGAGAAACGGCAATTCTTCCTTGAAAATTACGATTGGATTAGGACTGGACTCATGTTTGAACCCAGAGGTCATGATATGATGTCAGGGTCTATGCTATTCCCTCCACATAATCCTGAAAACGATGTAGCAGTTCTCTTTATAGAAACCAGTGGTTGCCTGGCCATGTGTGGTCATGGCACCATCGGTACTGTAACCATTGCTATTGAAGAGGGATTAATTTACCCGAAAACTCCCGGGCAGCTGAGGCTAGAAACTCCAGCAGGATTGGTTTTAGTAGAATATAAACAAGAAGGCAAAAAAGTCTCTTCAGTAAAACTTACCAACGTAAAGAGTTTTCTAGCAGCAGAAAATTTAGAGATAGAATCTGAGGAATTAGGAAAACTATCTGTTGACGTTTCTTATGGAGGCAACTTCTATTGCATTATTGATCCTCAGGAAAACTTCCCTGGACTGGAGCATTATAAGGCAGAACAACTGATTCGAATGGCTCGATCCATCCGCCAAAAAATGAATGAGAAATATGAGTTCGTTCACCCAGAGCATCCACAAATTAGCGGGGTTTCTCATATCCTTTGGACAGGTAAAACTCTGGACTCCAGCAGTACTGCAAGAAATGCTGTTTTCTATGGTGACAAAGCCATTGATCGCTCACCATGTGGTACTGGAACCTCTGCAAGACTTGCCCAATGGTATGCCAAAGGCTTGTTAAAGCCAGAAGAAGATTTCATTCATGAAAGCTTCATTGGATCAAAATTCATTGGTAGGATTGAACAAGAAACAGAAATAAACGGAAAACCAGCGATCATCCCTAGTATTGAAGGCTGGGCAAAAGTTTATGGTTACAATACCATCATCTTGGACGATGATGACCCTTACGTACACGGATTCCAAGTCATTTAA
- a CDS encoding acetylornithine transaminase, with translation MNNQDLYTKDKENYLPTFNRFPIAFIKGKGSRIWDADGKEYIDLLAGIAVNNVGHCHPKVVSAIQKQAAELMHISNFFVSPQQVALSELLVKISGLDRVFLSNSGAESVEGAIKIARRYAHKHGKGGKVISMESSFHGRTLATIATGQKKYQEGFGPIPTGFAQVPFNNLKALEEAIDDDTAAVILEPVQGEGGVIPAQKNYLKGVRKLCDEKGVLLIFDEIQCGIGRTGKWFAKDHFGVQPDIMTLAKGLGGGVPIGAFLCNEKVASAIEFGDHGTTFGGNPLAAAASIATIETIAEEGLCKQATETGEWLKDKIKELIKDHKELESIRGLGLMLGIKLKSPGAPLVKRLLEEGIVANATAGNILRLVPALNVSKAELQIFIEKLDEILVETKTTA, from the coding sequence ATGAATAATCAAGATTTATATACCAAAGACAAAGAGAACTATTTACCCACCTTCAACCGCTTTCCCATCGCTTTTATAAAAGGTAAAGGCAGTAGAATTTGGGATGCTGACGGCAAAGAATACATTGATTTGCTTGCAGGAATTGCTGTTAATAATGTAGGTCACTGCCATCCTAAGGTGGTCTCTGCGATTCAGAAGCAAGCAGCTGAGCTGATGCATATTTCCAACTTTTTTGTTAGCCCACAACAAGTAGCACTAAGTGAGTTACTTGTTAAAATTTCTGGGCTTGACCGTGTGTTTTTGAGCAATAGTGGAGCAGAATCAGTAGAAGGAGCAATAAAAATTGCCAGAAGGTACGCCCACAAGCATGGTAAGGGCGGAAAAGTCATCTCAATGGAAAGCTCTTTTCATGGTCGTACTTTGGCGACGATAGCTACCGGACAAAAGAAGTATCAAGAAGGCTTTGGTCCTATCCCAACAGGCTTTGCTCAAGTCCCTTTTAATAATTTGAAAGCGCTTGAAGAAGCAATTGATGATGATACTGCTGCAGTAATTCTGGAACCTGTACAAGGTGAAGGTGGGGTGATTCCAGCACAAAAAAACTATCTTAAAGGCGTTCGGAAGTTATGCGATGAGAAAGGTGTTTTATTGATCTTTGATGAGATTCAATGTGGGATAGGTCGTACAGGAAAATGGTTTGCAAAAGATCATTTTGGAGTTCAGCCTGATATTATGACACTTGCAAAAGGCCTGGGAGGCGGTGTGCCTATTGGAGCTTTTTTGTGTAACGAGAAAGTAGCCAGTGCTATTGAATTTGGAGACCATGGAACTACTTTTGGAGGAAATCCATTAGCAGCTGCAGCTTCCATAGCTACGATCGAAACCATAGCGGAAGAAGGATTGTGCAAGCAAGCAACTGAAACAGGAGAGTGGCTAAAAGATAAAATTAAAGAATTAATAAAAGATCATAAGGAACTGGAATCCATTCGGGGTTTGGGCTTGATGCTAGGAATTAAGCTTAAATCTCCTGGAGCACCTCTTGTCAAAAGATTATTGGAGGAAGGGATTGTTGCGAATGCCACGGCAGGGAATATTTTAAGACTGGTTCCTGCATTAAATGTCAGTAAAGCCGAGCTCCAGATTTTTATAGAGAAGTTGGATGAGATTTTAGTAGAAACCAAAACCACTGCCTAA
- a CDS encoding NAD(P)/FAD-dependent oxidoreductase: MKPTIIIGGGIVGLFSAYFLQKEGIEVQVIDKGDMNENCSTGNAGMIVPSHIIPLAAPGMISKGISWMFSSKSPFYIQPKLDAKLLKWCLLFYKAATPAHVERSIPFLKNLSLLSKALYQEFSEEHPESSIALKKKGLMMVYQSKAMETEEVEFAHLARKNGLEADILSPEDIKTFEPNLEVKARGAVRFPGDAHLDPGQLYSFLKSYLQEKGVKFLANTSVHGFEKTNGQVKSVLTDQGKIEAEKIILCGGSWSGELAKMLGFSMPMMGGKGYSFLQENKPEIKQASILTEMKVAVSPYGNHIRFGGTMEIAGTNEKININRVKGIYESINRYYPSFEAKFPEKDQIWKGLRPCSPDGLPYIGYAPGLTNVLVNSGHSMMGVSLAPASGKIISELHQKKDSSLEITGFEVGRYQ, translated from the coding sequence ATGAAACCAACCATCATCATCGGAGGAGGAATAGTCGGACTATTCTCAGCCTATTTCCTTCAAAAAGAAGGAATTGAAGTTCAGGTTATCGATAAAGGTGACATGAATGAAAATTGCTCGACGGGTAACGCAGGAATGATTGTACCAAGCCATATCATTCCCTTGGCAGCACCTGGAATGATCAGTAAGGGGATTTCCTGGATGTTTTCTTCCAAAAGCCCTTTTTACATACAGCCCAAACTCGATGCGAAGCTTCTAAAATGGTGTCTACTATTTTACAAAGCAGCAACCCCAGCTCATGTAGAACGAAGTATCCCATTTTTGAAAAATCTAAGTCTACTTAGCAAAGCACTCTATCAAGAATTTAGTGAAGAGCACCCGGAGTCATCCATTGCCTTGAAGAAAAAAGGCTTAATGATGGTTTATCAGAGCAAAGCCATGGAAACGGAAGAAGTGGAATTTGCTCATTTAGCTAGAAAAAATGGGTTGGAGGCAGATATTTTAAGCCCTGAGGATATTAAAACTTTTGAACCCAACCTAGAAGTGAAGGCCCGTGGCGCCGTTCGCTTCCCGGGAGATGCTCATTTAGATCCCGGCCAGCTTTACTCTTTCTTGAAAAGCTACCTTCAGGAAAAAGGAGTTAAATTCTTAGCAAATACTTCCGTACATGGGTTTGAAAAAACCAATGGTCAGGTGAAATCTGTTTTAACTGACCAAGGTAAAATTGAAGCAGAAAAAATCATCCTTTGCGGTGGATCCTGGTCAGGAGAACTTGCTAAAATGCTTGGCTTCAGCATGCCAATGATGGGTGGAAAAGGTTATTCCTTTCTTCAAGAAAACAAGCCTGAAATCAAGCAAGCTTCCATTTTGACAGAAATGAAAGTGGCTGTAAGCCCTTATGGAAACCATATTCGCTTTGGAGGAACGATGGAGATTGCCGGAACTAACGAGAAAATAAATATCAATCGGGTCAAAGGCATTTACGAATCCATTAATCGATATTACCCCTCTTTTGAAGCAAAATTCCCTGAAAAGGATCAAATATGGAAAGGCTTGAGACCCTGCTCTCCAGATGGGCTTCCTTATATCGGATATGCTCCGGGTCTAACCAATGTGCTGGTGAATTCAGGCCACTCCATGATGGGTGTTAGTTTGGCTCCAGCTTCTGGAAAAATCATTAGTGAGTTGCATCAAAAAAAGGACTCAAGCCTGGAAATAACAGGTTTTGAAGTTGGGAGATACCAATAG